The genomic stretch CGAGCGGCCTCGTCCAAGACCCCGAGGCAGGGGCGGTGGAGTTTGACCTCCTGGTCCCCTCTCTGTGAACTACAGTCGAGCCGCCGCCAGGCTGCGGCGGCTCGGCTGTCTGGAGCTGCCGAGGCGCAGCGGTGGTTCACACCGCAAGTGGAGCAATCCGGCCACGGGTGGGATCACTGTCCTCCCTGATTGGGGACCCAAGGATCTGAAGCTCGGGACGCTGCGAG from Chloroflexota bacterium encodes the following:
- a CDS encoding type II toxin-antitoxin system HicA family toxin produces the protein MNYSRAAARLRRLGCLELPRRSGGSHRKWSNPATGGITVLPDWGPKDLKLGTLRAAVRDLGIDWETWVNA